In Brucella melitensis bv. 1 str. 16M, a genomic segment contains:
- a CDS encoding DUF1214 domain-containing protein, whose amino-acid sequence MFKTIFKVVAVLALALGGGIWSVDYALDSFEGFGELRVGAWRAYPAAGTPDADPYSKARAARKAYLPLGTTEGLPFYAQRDSAGRELRRGCTYRLSGFTPPARFWTLYPATPDLKPIAPREGLQSALHSRAVLYEKDGSLSITISPDASPGNWLPVEGRGNFVLVMTLYDTPAGSSSGLSDLVMPSLVRIANQGPKGQEACRG is encoded by the coding sequence ATGTTCAAAACGATTTTCAAGGTAGTGGCTGTGCTTGCGCTCGCGCTTGGCGGGGGCATCTGGAGCGTGGATTACGCACTGGACAGTTTTGAAGGCTTCGGGGAGCTGCGCGTTGGCGCATGGCGCGCCTATCCGGCGGCCGGCACACCCGATGCCGATCCCTATTCCAAGGCACGAGCGGCCCGCAAGGCTTATCTGCCGCTTGGAACCACCGAAGGACTGCCCTTCTATGCGCAGCGCGACAGTGCCGGGCGGGAATTGCGGCGCGGCTGCACCTATCGTCTCAGCGGTTTTACGCCACCCGCCCGCTTCTGGACCCTCTATCCGGCAACACCGGATCTCAAGCCCATCGCCCCGCGCGAAGGCCTGCAATCCGCGCTTCACTCCCGCGCGGTGCTTTATGAAAAAGACGGCAGCCTGTCGATCACGATCAGCCCCGACGCCTCCCCAGGCAACTGGCTACCCGTCGAGGGGCGAGGCAATTTCGTGCTTGTCATGACGCTCTACGACACGCCCGCCGGGTCGTCGTCCGGCCTTTCCGATCTCGTCATGCCCAGTCTCGTTCGCATAGCAAATCAAGGTCCGAAAGGACAGGAGGCGTGCCGTGGCTAA
- a CDS encoding DUF1254 domain-containing protein produces MAKLVRLVLLGLIGAAIVHIAIVFLVPVYSDKNAWSRIEASGDPYRFYRLDQKTGPISDSDPLVKEATCRFDLSNGPVHITTQRNVPYWSLSIYAPNGDNLYSLNDNVSNDRKLDLVIADPIGMASLRSDASRSDTRSIFIEQNIGEGAAVLRVFVPDTTWNVQVQRFFDEAQCEPFEGF; encoded by the coding sequence GTGGCTAAGCTCGTTCGTCTTGTCCTTCTTGGTCTCATCGGGGCGGCAATCGTCCATATTGCCATTGTTTTTCTGGTTCCCGTCTATTCGGACAAGAATGCATGGTCGCGCATCGAAGCAAGCGGAGATCCCTATCGCTTTTATCGGCTGGACCAGAAAACCGGCCCGATCAGCGATAGCGACCCGCTGGTGAAGGAAGCGACCTGCCGCTTCGATCTTTCCAATGGGCCTGTGCATATCACGACCCAACGCAACGTTCCCTACTGGTCGCTTTCTATCTATGCCCCCAATGGCGACAATCTCTACAGCCTGAACGACAATGTCTCCAATGATCGCAAGCTTGATCTCGTCATAGCCGATCCGATCGGAATGGCGAGCCTGCGCTCCGACGCATCACGGTCAGACACGCGTTCCATATTCATCGAACAGAATATTGGAGAAGGCGCTGCGGTGCTGCGCGTCTTCGTGCCCGACACAACATGGAACGTGCAGGTGCAGCGTTTCTTCGATGAAGCGCAATGTGAGCCCTTCGAGGGGTTTTAG
- a CDS encoding DUF2336 domain-containing protein yields the protein MAVSVCLPEYLCVTNDQFRVLEEISGNRSPSSSKTGSSKADDLLAAALSAFATIMRPGRQDMQQLEDLAMPLLQCASTRGKRHAANALAHLEEAPRRLVLALANEPVEISAPLLLRSPLLRPSDLVDIIARNGIAHARAIARRQSDDVLLRGVLRSFADAAIDRTLALQENLANIDAEPLEKPEIPDLSVASGPLMRENHSERLVRALQQPFFTAGALPGCEHLIDSQLFRTALADALDISFDRADAIIGKWPDSYLPIALKALGLSAPECYLVMTAVLGSIETTRDGLRDFVHIYRSIDRAKAMSLVRRWKSDDMPAMLRNKLREMAVSAENEPLDDAANTDAPKPTRSVK from the coding sequence ATGGCGGTGAGTGTATGCCTACCGGAGTATCTTTGCGTGACAAATGATCAGTTCCGCGTCCTGGAGGAAATTTCAGGCAACCGGAGCCCGTCGAGTTCAAAAACCGGAAGCAGCAAGGCCGATGATCTTCTGGCCGCTGCATTATCGGCGTTTGCGACCATCATGCGTCCCGGCCGGCAGGATATGCAGCAGCTTGAAGACCTTGCCATGCCGCTTTTGCAATGCGCCTCCACGCGCGGCAAGCGCCATGCCGCCAATGCGCTGGCACATCTGGAAGAAGCGCCGCGGCGTCTTGTTCTCGCACTTGCCAACGAGCCGGTAGAAATTTCCGCGCCGCTTCTGTTGCGTTCTCCCCTTTTGCGCCCCAGCGACCTTGTCGATATTATCGCCAGAAACGGCATCGCCCATGCGCGCGCCATAGCCCGGCGACAGTCGGACGATGTTTTGCTGCGCGGCGTGCTGCGCAGTTTCGCCGACGCTGCAATCGACCGCACGTTGGCGCTTCAGGAAAACCTTGCCAATATTGATGCCGAACCACTGGAAAAACCGGAAATACCGGACCTCTCCGTGGCCAGCGGACCATTGATGAGGGAAAACCATTCCGAGCGGCTGGTGCGTGCGCTGCAACAGCCTTTTTTTACTGCGGGCGCGCTGCCGGGATGTGAACATCTGATCGATTCGCAGCTTTTTCGCACCGCACTTGCCGATGCGCTCGATATTTCCTTCGATCGCGCCGATGCGATTATCGGCAAATGGCCCGATTCATATTTGCCCATCGCGCTGAAGGCGCTCGGCCTCTCCGCGCCTGAATGCTATCTGGTGATGACCGCCGTTCTCGGCTCCATCGAGACGACGCGCGATGGCCTGCGCGATTTTGTGCATATCTACCGTTCCATCGACCGGGCAAAGGCCATGTCCCTCGTTCGGCGCTGGAAATCGGACGATATGCCCGCGATGCTGCGAAACAAGCTGCGCGAAATGGCCGTATCAGCAGAAAATGAGCCGCTGGACGATGCCGCCAATACGGATGCGCCGAAGCCCACCAGGTCGGTCAAATAG
- a CDS encoding DUF1491 family protein has product MRLTSDFWVSALIRKVRGGGGFAYLARRGSPEAGAIFIKVSSRLGACDLYSPAPQTSYEEDSDGERMFLRILHNADDMAANTRMEREIRFDSDLWLVELEDIADATEFFRISVDE; this is encoded by the coding sequence ATGCGCCTGACTTCTGATTTCTGGGTTTCGGCCCTTATCCGCAAAGTGCGCGGCGGGGGCGGTTTCGCCTATCTTGCCCGGCGTGGCTCGCCCGAAGCCGGTGCAATTTTCATCAAGGTCAGTTCCCGGCTTGGCGCCTGCGACCTCTATTCGCCTGCGCCGCAGACCTCTTATGAAGAAGATAGCGACGGTGAGCGCATGTTCCTGCGTATCCTGCACAATGCGGATGACATGGCCGCAAACACGCGCATGGAGCGCGAAATCCGCTTCGATTCTGATCTCTGGCTGGTCGAACTGGAAGATATTGCCGATGCAACGGAATTTTTCCGCATATCGGTGGATGAGTAA
- a CDS encoding peptidoglycan-binding domain-containing protein encodes MRKPAKRRSLAARLLHFFFTSASVLAIAAGDFVVRNPVLTGGATAFLVVMGFVSANALWYQPEAHDAVFFRTRPDFVFKPTPRAALPGTAAINSEGKPAAQSVRQPANNGPTPSVATADLSPDRLQLSGSVDDMLPALAPNADLEIARLQQRLSMLGIYKGPVDGFTGPQTREAVEHWRALQQKLGVKQASLPAQLENNAPAQDDVAGIIEVAVPSPRPQPAVLKDAAPIKPKADLASYEKPAHRKQPAAAAAQPSKISSQDIVRVQAGLKAFGNDTVPVNGQPGKATQEAVREFQKLFGLHVTGEIDSALISKMREIGLIS; translated from the coding sequence ATGCGCAAACCCGCAAAACGGCGTAGCCTCGCAGCACGGCTCCTTCATTTCTTTTTCACGTCGGCTTCGGTGCTTGCGATAGCTGCCGGGGATTTTGTCGTGCGCAATCCTGTCCTGACCGGGGGTGCGACTGCCTTTCTCGTGGTGATGGGCTTTGTGTCCGCCAATGCGCTCTGGTATCAGCCGGAAGCGCATGACGCCGTTTTCTTCCGTACGCGCCCCGATTTCGTATTCAAGCCGACGCCGCGCGCAGCACTGCCGGGAACGGCGGCGATAAATAGTGAGGGCAAGCCTGCCGCTCAGTCCGTTCGGCAGCCCGCAAATAATGGGCCAACCCCTTCGGTAGCAACGGCTGATCTGTCGCCGGATCGCCTCCAGTTGAGCGGCTCTGTTGACGATATGCTGCCAGCCCTTGCGCCGAATGCCGATCTGGAGATTGCGCGGCTGCAACAGCGTCTTTCCATGCTGGGCATTTATAAGGGGCCAGTCGATGGCTTTACCGGCCCGCAGACCCGCGAGGCGGTTGAACATTGGCGCGCCTTGCAGCAGAAGCTTGGTGTGAAACAGGCAAGCCTTCCCGCACAACTGGAAAACAACGCGCCCGCGCAGGACGACGTGGCCGGGATAATTGAGGTGGCAGTGCCTTCGCCGCGCCCGCAACCGGCCGTTTTGAAGGATGCTGCGCCGATCAAGCCGAAAGCCGACCTTGCGTCCTATGAAAAGCCGGCACACAGGAAACAGCCTGCCGCCGCTGCCGCGCAACCCTCGAAGATCAGTTCGCAGGATATTGTCCGGGTACAGGCCGGCCTGAAAGCGTTCGGAAATGACACGGTTCCAGTCAATGGCCAGCCGGGCAAGGCAACGCAGGAGGCTGTGCGCGAATTCCAGAAACTGTTCGGCCTGCACGTCACCGGCGAGATCGATTCCGCTCTCATCAGCAAGATGCGCGAAATAGGGCTGATAAGCTGA
- a CDS encoding sensor histidine kinase, with amino-acid sequence MNVIHLKAAQIVRNSLHGLACFHDRFCRRWVATPDAASIRVIGAVFTLPFLLCAAVAASGVAAGLTDFAILAGSFTGVAMIFCALSLMGLRAGILGALNFAAYGAGLATIGAFSNGNAALWLMAAGLPLEIWFASRKPGSTIAGSLAAMAILAFLAVKTGGTISGGSLISGAILLLYAASLVLRGVAVARKPVQISVAAPQVAVAAGDMQFGLDIEGIVSSVDGETAKLLGVQPKMLEGTALIDRVHVADRVQYLSLLADLRAGMATRKVDVRLRSIENGNPVFRAYRFEGAGSDRAITLIGRSLEGEQKLLDEIAMLKAELESERIGKGRLLATVSHELRTPLNSIIGFSDMLTHEIGGKLASDRQREYAGLIHQSGHYLLELVNAVLDNSRLETGTYSIAPQSFVFRDAVEMCTAVMLPQAEKKGVDFCHRVGNGVGELVADRRAVQQILLNLATNAVKFTQSGGCVTIDAARVMADGCPMLEFSVSDTGIGIEPEDLQRIGTPFVRAGNSYTQAQEGSGLGLSVVKGLVERHQGSMQLKSRPGEGTVVMIRLPLAGPQYRAGEEQQELGTVIDMYRHQGERRNDWQKDEIRDQSPEQPHAQTRKTA; translated from the coding sequence TTGAACGTCATTCATTTGAAAGCAGCGCAGATCGTTCGCAACAGCCTGCATGGGCTGGCCTGCTTTCACGACCGTTTTTGCCGGCGCTGGGTCGCAACGCCCGATGCGGCGTCGATACGCGTCATCGGTGCGGTTTTCACCTTGCCCTTCCTGCTTTGTGCCGCTGTTGCGGCTTCGGGCGTCGCCGCTGGCCTGACGGATTTTGCTATTCTCGCTGGCAGTTTTACAGGCGTGGCGATGATTTTCTGTGCCCTGTCGCTCATGGGCCTGCGCGCGGGAATTCTGGGTGCGCTCAATTTTGCAGCCTATGGCGCGGGGCTTGCCACAATTGGCGCTTTCTCGAACGGCAATGCGGCGCTGTGGCTGATGGCTGCGGGCCTGCCGCTTGAAATCTGGTTTGCAAGCCGCAAGCCCGGCAGCACCATCGCAGGCTCCCTTGCAGCCATGGCGATCCTTGCTTTCCTCGCGGTGAAAACCGGCGGGACTATATCGGGCGGCTCGCTCATTTCTGGTGCGATATTGTTGCTTTACGCGGCAAGTCTTGTTCTGCGGGGCGTTGCCGTGGCGCGCAAGCCCGTGCAAATTTCTGTCGCCGCGCCACAGGTTGCCGTCGCTGCTGGCGATATGCAGTTCGGCCTCGATATTGAAGGTATTGTTTCTTCGGTCGATGGCGAGACGGCAAAGCTGCTTGGTGTGCAGCCGAAAATGCTGGAAGGCACGGCGCTGATCGACCGCGTACATGTGGCTGACCGCGTACAGTATCTTTCGCTTCTGGCCGATCTTCGCGCAGGCATGGCCACCCGCAAGGTGGATGTGCGTCTGCGTTCAATCGAAAATGGCAATCCGGTTTTTCGCGCCTATCGCTTTGAGGGGGCGGGCAGCGACCGGGCCATTACCCTGATTGGCCGTTCGCTGGAAGGCGAACAGAAGCTTCTCGATGAAATCGCGATGCTGAAAGCGGAACTGGAATCCGAACGAATCGGCAAGGGCCGCCTTCTGGCTACCGTTAGCCACGAGTTGCGCACGCCGCTCAATTCCATCATCGGTTTTTCCGACATGCTGACGCATGAAATCGGTGGCAAGCTCGCCAGTGACAGGCAGCGTGAATATGCGGGCCTCATCCATCAGTCCGGCCATTATCTGCTTGAGCTGGTCAATGCTGTCCTCGACAATTCGCGGCTGGAAACCGGCACTTATTCCATCGCGCCGCAGAGCTTCGTCTTCCGCGATGCCGTAGAAATGTGCACGGCGGTCATGCTGCCGCAGGCAGAAAAGAAGGGCGTTGACTTCTGTCACCGGGTTGGCAATGGTGTGGGTGAACTCGTGGCTGATCGCCGCGCGGTGCAGCAGATTCTGCTCAACCTTGCCACCAATGCGGTGAAGTTTACCCAATCGGGCGGTTGTGTCACCATTGATGCCGCGCGCGTCATGGCAGATGGGTGCCCGATGCTGGAATTCAGCGTTTCGGATACCGGCATTGGCATCGAGCCGGAAGACCTCCAGCGGATCGGAACGCCTTTTGTGCGCGCCGGCAACAGCTATACGCAGGCGCAGGAAGGAAGCGGTCTCGGTCTTTCGGTCGTCAAGGGATTGGTGGAACGGCATCAAGGCTCGATGCAGCTCAAGAGCCGCCCCGGCGAAGGCACGGTCGTCATGATCCGCCTGCCGCTGGCTGGCCCGCAATATCGCGCAGGAGAAGAACAACAGGAACTTGGCACGGTGATCGATATGTACCGTCACCAGGGAGAAAGGCGTAATGACTGGCAGAAAGACGAAATCCGGGACCAAAGCCCAGAGCAGCCACATGCGCAAACCCGCAAAACGGCGTAG
- a CDS encoding SufE family protein: MTTTIDSIMSDFEFLDDWEDRYRYVIDLGKELPPYPDDARDAAHKVQGCVSQVWLKTLPQDGNDPVIEFLGDSDAHIVRGLVAIVLALYSGRRASEILATEPEEVLKKLGLDEHLTPQRSNGLRAMVARIHREAELAKEST, from the coding sequence ATGACGACCACCATCGATAGCATCATGTCCGATTTCGAGTTTCTCGACGATTGGGAAGACCGCTATCGCTACGTAATCGACCTCGGCAAGGAATTGCCGCCCTATCCCGACGATGCGCGCGATGCCGCGCATAAGGTGCAGGGCTGCGTGAGCCAGGTCTGGCTGAAAACCCTGCCGCAGGATGGCAATGATCCGGTCATCGAATTTCTGGGCGATTCCGATGCGCATATCGTGCGCGGCCTCGTCGCCATCGTGCTGGCGCTTTATTCGGGCCGACGCGCTTCCGAAATTCTGGCGACCGAGCCGGAAGAAGTGCTGAAAAAGCTTGGGCTCGACGAGCATCTCACGCCACAACGCTCCAATGGCCTGCGCGCCATGGTGGCGCGCATCCACCGCGAAGCCGAGCTGGCGAAAGAATCAACCTAG